A single genomic interval of Acidobacteriota bacterium harbors:
- a CDS encoding Ku protein, with product MRAMWKGVIRMKDLEVPVKLYSGVEDKAVRFRLLHAKDLSPVEQKMVNPATGKEVEYSDIWRGYEVRPGVFVMLKDEELKQLEPEPSRDIEVSSFGAPELIDHRWYERPYFLGPDESDEVYQQLHQALLDAGVEGLVHWTMRNKAYVGALRATDEGLVIMTLRNTNEVVLAKDLPRPEGRELDKKEREMAQLLIDSLATELDMSEWQDMYRKRVLELIETKAAGGEVKVKKFRAKKTDDDSLTKALEASLAKMRKKA from the coding sequence ATGCGAGCGATGTGGAAGGGTGTCATCCGGATGAAGGACCTCGAGGTTCCGGTCAAGCTCTACTCGGGAGTCGAGGACAAGGCGGTGCGATTCCGATTGCTCCACGCGAAGGACCTCTCTCCCGTGGAGCAGAAGATGGTCAATCCGGCTACCGGGAAGGAGGTCGAGTACTCCGACATCTGGCGCGGCTACGAGGTCCGGCCCGGCGTGTTCGTCATGCTGAAGGATGAGGAGCTGAAACAGCTCGAGCCGGAACCATCGCGCGACATCGAGGTCTCGAGCTTCGGCGCCCCAGAGCTGATCGACCATCGGTGGTACGAGCGTCCTTACTTTCTCGGACCCGACGAGAGCGACGAGGTCTATCAGCAGCTGCATCAGGCGCTGCTCGACGCCGGGGTCGAGGGTCTCGTTCACTGGACGATGCGGAACAAGGCCTATGTCGGGGCTCTTCGCGCCACGGACGAGGGTCTCGTGATCATGACTCTTCGGAACACGAACGAGGTCGTCCTGGCGAAGGATCTCCCGAGACCCGAAGGGCGGGAGCTCGACAAGAAGGAGCGGGAGATGGCGCAACTCCTCATCGACTCGCTCGCGACCGAGCTCGACATGTCGGAATGGCAGGACATGTACCGGAAGCGGGTCCTCGAGCTTATCGAGACCAAGGCGGCCGGAGGCGAGGTCAAGGTGAAGAAGTTCCGCGCGAAGAAGACCGACGACGATTCCCTCACGAAAGCGCTCGAAGCCAGCCTCGCGAAGATGAGAAAGAAGGCCTGA
- a CDS encoding Ku protein: MPKGEDKGKEKGARSRAFWSGTISFGLVSVPVEFYPANVSNPVGLRMLAPDGTPLERRYYCTKDGDHVSWNELTRGYELDGEIVEVTEEELEAVEPAKSRDIDLRNFVPRKELDPMFFRRAYYLAPAGQSVKAYRLLVEAMEASDRAGIATFVMRGKEYLVAIISEDGLLRAETLRFEDEIRKITDVGLPEGKPKKTEVKKFDKAIRDLTAKKLDLDQLHDDWSLKVREYVTAKFEEGEDVVESSVKARSDDEEGGELIDLMEALRRSLGDAGKNAKKPKRAAKKKSTPTVKASLSKLSKSELYEKAQELDIAGRSSMSKKELAEAIAEE, encoded by the coding sequence ATGCCGAAGGGGGAGGACAAGGGGAAAGAGAAGGGCGCGCGCTCGAGAGCGTTCTGGTCGGGAACGATCTCGTTCGGGCTTGTGAGCGTTCCGGTGGAGTTCTACCCGGCGAACGTCTCGAACCCGGTGGGGCTTCGGATGCTCGCTCCCGACGGCACCCCGCTCGAGCGGAGGTATTACTGCACGAAGGACGGCGATCACGTCTCCTGGAACGAGCTGACCCGCGGGTACGAGCTCGATGGCGAGATCGTCGAGGTCACCGAGGAGGAGCTCGAGGCTGTCGAGCCGGCGAAATCGCGCGACATCGATCTGAGGAACTTCGTTCCCCGGAAGGAGCTCGACCCGATGTTCTTTCGCCGTGCCTACTACCTCGCGCCCGCCGGCCAGTCGGTCAAGGCATACCGGCTGCTCGTCGAGGCGATGGAAGCTTCCGATCGCGCCGGCATCGCAACGTTCGTCATGCGCGGCAAGGAGTACCTCGTCGCGATCATCTCGGAAGACGGCCTGCTCCGCGCCGAGACGCTTCGATTCGAGGACGAGATCCGGAAGATCACCGACGTCGGATTGCCGGAGGGGAAGCCGAAGAAGACCGAGGTGAAAAAGTTCGACAAGGCGATCCGCGATCTGACCGCGAAGAAGCTCGACCTCGACCAGCTCCACGATGACTGGTCGCTGAAAGTGCGGGAGTACGTCACCGCCAAATTCGAGGAGGGAGAGGATGTCGTCGAGTCGTCGGTGAAGGCGCGTTCGGACGACGAAGAAGGGGGCGAGCTCATCGATCTGATGGAAGCGCTCCGCCGCAGTCTCGGAGATGCCGGCAAGAACGCGAAAAAGCCGAAGCGCGCGGCGAAAAAGAAGAGCACACCGACGGTGAAGGCGAGTCTGTCGAAGCTCTCGAAGTCGGAGCTGTACGAGAAGGCGCAGGAGCTCGACATCGCAGGCCGTAGCTCGATGAGCAAGAAAGAGCTGGCCGAGGCGATTGCGGAAGAGTGA